One window from the genome of Bartonella sp. WD16.2 encodes:
- a CDS encoding response regulator transcription factor: MKILVIEDDRETGRYLEKAFLEVGYTADIAGDGDTGYSLAETGNYDVMVVDRMLPHRDGLSIVSELRAKGNETPVLILSALGQVDDRVTGLRAGGDDYLTKPYAFSELLARVEVLQRRKSPKEAETVYCVGNLELDRLAHTVKRGGINIILQPREFRLLEYLMRYADQVVTRTMLLENVWDYHFDPQTNVIDVHISRLRAKIEKDFDIPLLHTIRGAGYMLKAPDKKT, translated from the coding sequence ATGAAGATACTTGTCATTGAAGATGATCGTGAGACAGGACGTTATCTTGAAAAAGCGTTTTTAGAAGTAGGGTATACGGCTGATATTGCTGGTGACGGGGATACTGGTTATTCTTTGGCTGAAACAGGCAATTATGACGTTATGGTTGTTGATCGGATGTTACCGCATCGTGATGGTCTGTCTATTGTTTCTGAATTACGTGCCAAAGGCAATGAAACGCCAGTTCTTATTCTTTCTGCTTTAGGGCAAGTTGATGATCGTGTAACGGGTTTACGTGCAGGGGGTGATGATTATCTGACAAAACCTTACGCATTTTCAGAACTTCTTGCACGTGTTGAAGTATTACAACGGCGAAAAAGTCCTAAAGAGGCAGAAACTGTTTATTGCGTGGGTAATCTTGAGCTTGATCGGTTAGCGCATACAGTGAAACGTGGTGGAATAAATATCATATTACAACCACGTGAATTTCGTTTGCTTGAATATTTAATGCGGTATGCTGATCAGGTTGTTACACGCACTATGCTTTTGGAAAATGTTTGGGATTATCATTTCGATCCGCAAACGAATGTAATTGATGTTCATATATCTCGCTTGAGGGCAAAAATTGAAAAAGACTTTGATATTCCACTTCTACATACGATACGTGGAGCTGGGTATATGCTAAAGGCACCAGATAAAAAAACATGA